From a region of the Candidatus Glassbacteria bacterium genome:
- the tsaE gene encoding tRNA (adenosine(37)-N6)-threonylcarbamoyltransferase complex ATPase subunit type 1 TsaE translates to MPDRIPRKSGRLTLESPARTRELASRMAVALTTGGTIAFYGGLGSGKTTFIQALAGALDCRGLVSSPTYTIINRYDCGRMPLIHVDCYRIREEDELWDTGLAEMFAPDVLVCIEWSEKAAGILPPDRVEITLKTAGRDRRDATFGIFGGLWPALDNIFDEFSGDM, encoded by the coding sequence ATGCCGGATCGGATTCCCAGAAAAAGCGGGCGGCTCACGCTGGAAAGTCCCGCCCGGACCCGCGAGCTTGCTTCACGGATGGCCGTCGCTCTCACTACCGGGGGCACGATCGCATTCTACGGCGGCCTGGGCAGCGGCAAGACAACTTTCATTCAGGCCCTGGCCGGAGCGCTGGACTGCCGGGGCCTGGTCAGCAGCCCTACTTACACGATAATCAACCGTTACGACTGCGGCCGCATGCCGCTGATCCACGTGGATTGCTACCGTATCCGCGAAGAGGATGAACTGTGGGACACCGGCCTGGCAGAAATGTTCGCTCCCGACGTGCTGGTCTGTATCGAGTGGTCTGAAAAAGCCGCCGGAATTCTGCCGCCCGACCGGGTGGAAATAACGCTCAAAACGGCGGGCCGCGACCGCCGTGATGCGACATTCGGAATATTCGGCGGGCTCTGGCCTGCTCTGGATAACATTTTCGACGAATTCAGCGGTGATATGTGA
- the tsaB gene encoding tRNA (adenosine(37)-N6)-threonylcarbamoyltransferase complex dimerization subunit type 1 TsaB, with translation MRHSEYSAGSGLLWITFSTNSAVICDMEPVQLNGPLLCIDTSIPVGSVALAGQDSPEDWPTHTGSISRAENLFPVIRELLDEYGLEPAGLGGVAVASGPGSFTGLRIAASTAKTLAWTLGKPLFAAGSLLCQANRAATSGLPVCAAFDAGRGEFYAACFRWRDTADAPEELLNPGAWDLDSLCRRLVSLCTGGKVIMLGQGYLNRRAELDEKLSELLEAADDCLHEPDARSLGQLVLAAPERYLVDRIGTFEPDYIRVGQVGLRLG, from the coding sequence ATGCGACATTCGGAATATTCGGCGGGCTCTGGCCTGCTCTGGATAACATTTTCGACGAATTCAGCGGTGATATGTGACATGGAACCCGTTCAACTAAACGGTCCCCTGCTCTGCATCGACACCTCGATACCTGTCGGCTCGGTGGCCCTTGCCGGTCAGGACTCACCGGAGGACTGGCCCACGCATACCGGGTCTATCTCGCGGGCGGAGAACCTGTTTCCGGTTATCCGGGAACTGCTGGACGAGTACGGCCTGGAGCCCGCCGGGCTGGGAGGCGTGGCGGTGGCAAGCGGCCCCGGCTCGTTTACCGGCCTCAGGATCGCGGCCAGCACGGCAAAAACCCTTGCCTGGACTTTGGGCAAGCCGTTGTTTGCCGCCGGCAGTCTGCTCTGCCAGGCCAACCGCGCCGCCACCTCCGGCCTGCCGGTTTGCGCGGCATTCGACGCCGGCCGCGGGGAATTCTATGCAGCCTGCTTCCGCTGGCGGGATACGGCCGACGCTCCCGAGGAATTACTGAACCCTGGCGCCTGGGACCTCGATTCGCTCTGCCGCCGGTTGGTTTCACTGTGCACAGGCGGCAAAGTTATTATGCTCGGCCAGGGTTATCTAAACAGACGCGCCGAGCTGGACGAGAAGCTGTCAGAACTGCTCGAAGCAGCCGACGACTGTCTGCATGAACCGGACGCCCGCTCCCTAGGACAACTGGTTTTGGCCGCTCCCGAACGCTACCTGGTGGATCGAATCGGGACGTTCGAGCCTGACTATATCAGGGTCGGCCAGGTCGGTCTGAGGCTTGGATAA
- the rimI gene encoding ribosomal-protein-alanine N-acetyltransferase — protein MPPKESRQRRKLKVKVVPLAMEHLDAVMEIEQEAFTTPWLRDSFVKLLENPATINFVALNAGRVVGYSCTWFVIDSAELGNIAVSSACQGQGVGRCLMDITMRACRRQNVESLFLEVRSSNSRAVELYEHYGFSSIGLRPGYYSDPREDALIMKLKL, from the coding sequence ATGCCGCCAAAAGAATCCCGGCAGCGCCGCAAGCTGAAAGTCAAAGTGGTCCCGCTGGCCATGGAACATCTGGACGCGGTGATGGAAATCGAACAGGAGGCGTTCACAACTCCCTGGCTGCGTGATTCTTTTGTCAAGCTGCTGGAAAACCCGGCGACGATCAATTTCGTTGCGCTTAACGCGGGCCGCGTGGTCGGTTACAGTTGCACCTGGTTCGTAATTGATTCGGCGGAGCTGGGCAATATCGCAGTTTCTTCCGCCTGCCAGGGCCAGGGAGTCGGCCGCTGTCTGATGGACATCACCATGCGCGCCTGTCGCAGGCAGAATGTTGAATCGCTGTTCCTCGAGGTACGCTCGTCCAACAGTCGGGCGGTCGAACTGTACGAACACTACGGATTCAGCTCCATCGGGCTGCGGCCCGGTTACTATTCCGACCCGCGGGAAGACGCGCTGATAATGAAGCTGAAACTATGA
- a CDS encoding acetyl-CoA carboxylase carboxyltransferase subunit beta, which produces MSWFRKEKRGPKVQPKKVIPDDIWIKCEACGETLYKKEVESNLNVCTRCNFHYGLTPKQYVDLLLDPGTFREHDSQIGSVDTLKFVDRKKYTERLDQMMKKTGRKEALVAGSGKMDKVKVQLSLMDFSFIGGSMGSVVGEKIARSIRRSLDGRQPLIVVSRSGGARMMEGIFSLMQMAKTSAYLGQMREESIPYVSIMAHPTTGGVTASFSMLGDVNISEPGALIGFAGPRVIKQTIRQDLPEGFQRAEFLLEHGILDMVVHRREMRDTVIRLLHFMID; this is translated from the coding sequence TTGTCCTGGTTCCGCAAGGAAAAAAGAGGTCCGAAAGTCCAGCCCAAGAAAGTGATCCCGGACGATATCTGGATCAAATGCGAGGCCTGCGGGGAGACTCTGTATAAAAAAGAGGTCGAGTCTAACCTGAATGTCTGCACGCGCTGCAATTTCCACTATGGGCTGACTCCCAAGCAGTACGTCGATCTGTTGCTTGATCCGGGGACATTCCGCGAGCACGACAGCCAGATCGGCAGCGTGGACACGCTTAAATTCGTCGACCGCAAGAAATACACCGAGCGGCTGGACCAGATGATGAAGAAAACCGGCCGCAAGGAAGCCCTGGTTGCCGGCAGCGGGAAAATGGACAAGGTCAAGGTCCAGTTGAGCCTGATGGACTTCTCGTTTATCGGCGGCAGCATGGGCAGCGTGGTGGGTGAAAAAATCGCCCGCTCGATCCGTCGCTCCCTGGACGGCCGCCAGCCGCTGATCGTTGTCTCCCGCAGCGGCGGAGCACGGATGATGGAGGGTATTTTCTCGCTGATGCAGATGGCCAAGACCAGCGCCTATCTGGGACAGATGCGCGAAGAAAGTATCCCCTATGTCTCGATCATGGCCCATCCCACAACCGGCGGTGTCACCGCCAGCTTTTCGATGCTGGGAGATGTCAATATCTCGGAGCCGGGCGCACTGATCGGCTTTGCCGGGCCGCGCGTGATCAAGCAGACCATTCGCCAGGACCTGCCCGAGGGTTTCCAGCGGGCCGAGTTCCTGCTCGAACACGGGATACTCGACATGGTGGTTCACCGTCGCGAGATGCGTGACACGGTGATCCGGCTGCTGCACTTCATGATCGACTGA
- a CDS encoding cytidine deaminase: MSRPSWDRYFLKMSMLISERSTCLRHHVGAVLVRERRVLSTGYNGAASRLKDCLELGCLRDEQKIDSGTRHEVCRAIHAEQNAIIQAGQHGVGIAGATMYCTHSPCLICAKMIVNAGVERVVSFTPYDDSNSPELFAEAGTVCDVLDKPDPEIKFKP; this comes from the coding sequence GTGAGCCGCCCGAGCTGGGACCGTTATTTTCTCAAGATGTCGATGTTGATCAGCGAGCGCTCCACCTGCCTCCGCCATCACGTGGGTGCGGTCCTGGTGCGCGAGCGCAGGGTGCTTTCCACCGGCTACAACGGGGCGGCCAGCAGACTCAAGGACTGCCTGGAGCTGGGCTGCCTGCGTGATGAGCAGAAAATCGACTCCGGTACGCGCCACGAGGTCTGCCGTGCGATCCACGCCGAGCAGAACGCGATTATCCAGGCCGGACAGCACGGAGTCGGTATCGCCGGGGCAACGATGTACTGCACCCACAGTCCCTGCCTGATCTGCGCCAAGATGATAGTCAACGCCGGCGTAGAACGGGTGGTGAGTTTCACCCCCTACGACGATTCCAATTCGCCGGAGCTGTTCGCTGAGGCCGGTACTGTCTGCGATGTGCTGGACAAGCCCGATCCGGAAATAAAGTTCAAACCCTGA